A segment of the Micromonospora sediminicola genome:
ACGCGGTCAGCGGCAGGTCCAGCGCCTCGAACGACACCCGCGCGGCGTACCCCTTGACCACGCCACGCTGCTCCAGCCGGCGGACCCGCTGGTGCACGGCCGACACCGACAGGCCCACCCGCTCGGCCAGGTCCGTGTACGACAGCCGACCGTCCCCGGTCAGCGCGGCGACGATGGCGCGGTCGATCTCCTCCACGCGGCGCAGCCTAGCCGCAAAAGCGCTCCCACGCCGCACCCGGCCCGCCGGGATGACGCTCAGCGCGCCGTCCGGTCGCGCACCGCGTCGGCGGCGTAGTTGAGCACCTCCGCCATGTCCTCCTCGTCCAGGAACGGCAGATCGGTGAGGATGTCGGTGACGGACATGCCCTCGGCCATCATGGCCAGCAGGGTGGCCACGGGGACGCGCGACTGCCGCACGCAGGGCGCACCCCCCATGACGTCGGGGTCGACGGTGATCCGGGGGAAGGTCACCGCGACAGGTTAGCCCTTGGCCAGGGCGCGGGAGATGACCAGCCGCTGGATCTGGTTGGTGCCCTCGACGATCTGCAGCACCTTCGCCTCGCGCATGTAGCGCTCCACCGGGTGGTCGGCGACGTAGCCGGCGCCGCCGAGCACCTGCACCGCGTCGGTGGTCACCCGCATCGCCACGTCGGTGGCGAACAGCTTCGCCTTCGCCGCCTCGATCGAGTACGGCCGGCCGGCGTCGCGCAGCCGCGCCGCGGCCAGCATGAGCGCGCGGGCCGCGGAGATCTGGGTCGCGTGGTCGGCCAGGTTGAACCCGAGGCCCTGGAAATCGATGATCGCGCGGCCGAACTGCCGGCGCTCCCGGGCGTAGCCGACCGCGTAGTCCAGGGCCGCCTGCGCCAGCCCCACCGCGCAGGCGGCGATGCCGAGGCGGCCGGAGTCCAGCGCGGACATGGCGATGGTGAACCCGGCGCCCTCGCCACCGATCAGCCGCTCGGCGGGCACCCGCGCGTCGTCGAAGGCGATCTGCGCCACCGGGGAGGAGTGCAGGCCCATGGTCCGCTCGGCGGCCTGCGGGTGGATGCCCGGCGTGCCCCGGTCGGCCAGCAGGCAGGAGATGCCCTTCGGGCCGGGCCCGCCGGTGCGGCAGAAGATGTTGTAGAAGTCCGCGACCCGGGCGTGGGTGATCCACGCCTTGGTGCCGGTCACCA
Coding sequences within it:
- a CDS encoding DUF433 domain-containing protein, whose product is MTFPRITVDPDVMGGAPCVRQSRVPVATLLAMMAEGMSVTDILTDLPFLDEEDMAEVLNYAADAVRDRTAR
- a CDS encoding acyl-CoA dehydrogenase family protein — its product is MNVDRILPTDEAHDLLDLATELADRELAPKAAGFEERAEFPREVLRTLGRAGLLGLPYAEEHGGAAQPYEVYLQVLEILASRWLAVAEAVSVHTLSCYPVAQFGSDEQRKLLPDMIGGELLGAYCLSEPQGGSDAAALTTRAVRDGDAYVVTGTKAWITHARVADFYNIFCRTGGPGPKGISCLLADRGTPGIHPQAAERTMGLHSSPVAQIAFDDARVPAERLIGGEGAGFTIAMSALDSGRLGIAACAVGLAQAALDYAVGYARERRQFGRAIIDFQGLGFNLADHATQISAARALMLAAARLRDAGRPYSIEAAKAKLFATDVAMRVTTDAVQVLGGAGYVADHPVERYMREAKVLQIVEGTNQIQRLVISRALAKG